The following coding sequences are from one Diadema setosum chromosome 9, eeDiaSeto1, whole genome shotgun sequence window:
- the LOC140233454 gene encoding uncharacterized protein has product MARWFRRRRSSVVVAALTACASLVLLARLHVVQESGGDDRRDFRSGSVGRHHGEYGRKRLQALPDDITSHGGQDDQTIIAVKPDPIPRKPSFLVYVYDLPEKFNTNLTRCVQNGDSCFKFNNSGMGPELRSTEKMSYRNTYGHSLEVILHEKLIASYHRTFDPNEADAFYIPFYPSVACLCRTYSRIDVTKLHNDLWEFLNSALPYFNNGNTMRPHFMALGRMEREHWGNNCPLLRDEARTSSITFIGIEQEPSEKTRRYFHRDGKEMIIAPLPSYGHFNSKETAALNARQTNVFPADVRQTERDVFMLLAASSRKGHDIRSILKRRMTGTSERYSQFSAHATLKEMQAVWFHTPECHHDLHLPIVDWMRHSVFCLQPPGYSNIRKSFFDSVMSGCIPVTFRSKRSHVIYPFERTLDYRRFSINIPVDEVLSGRTNVTKVLKGVSKWKISELQSNLAEVAPKLQYSYPPLRGADHDAFAMIIEEMNRISE; this is encoded by the exons ATGGCCCGCTGGTTTCGACGTCGTCGCAGCTCAGTAGTGGTCGCCGCCCTGACAGCTTGCGCATCGCTCGTGCTCCTGGCGAGGCTCCACGTCGTGCAGGAGTCGGGCGGAGACGATCGCAGGGACTTCCGTAGTGGCTCGGTGGGGCGGCATCATGGCGAGTACGGACG GAAACGGCTCCAGGCACTCCCGGATGACATCACTTCCCATGGTGGTCAAGATGACCAAACCATTATAGCGGTCAAGCCAGACCCCATTCCGCGGAAACCTTCTTTTCTGGTCTACGTCTACGACCTTCCTGAAAAGTTCAACACCAACCTGACCCGATGTGTCCAAAATGGGGACTCGTGTTTTAAATTTAACAACTCCGGCATGGGGCCAGAGTTGCGATCGACTGAGAAAATGAGCTACAGGAATACATACGGTCACTCTCTAGAGGTCATCCTTCATGAAAAGTTGATAGCGAGTTATCACAGGACTTTCGACCCGAACGAGGCTGACGCGTTTTATATCCCTTTCTATCCGAGCGTTGCTTGTCTGTGTAGAACTTACAGTCGCATAGACGTTACGAAGTTGCACAACGACTTGTGGGAATTTCTTAACAGCGCCCTCCCATATTTTAATAACGGCAACACGATGCGGCCGCACTTCATGGCGCTGGGTCGGATGGAGCGGGAGCACTGGGGCAACAACTGTCCGCTTCTCCGAGACGAAGCGAGGACGTCAAGCATCACTTTCATCGGCATCGAGCAGGAGCCGAGTGAGAAAACGAGGCGCTACTTTCATCGCGACGGCAAGGAGATGATCATCGCCCCGCTACCGAGCTACGGCCACTTCAACTCCAAGGAGACTGCGGCGCTCAACGCGCGCCAGACCAACGTCTTCCCAGCGGACGTGCGCCAGACTGAACGGGACGTGTTCATGCTCCTCGCCGCCAGCAGTCGGAAGGGTCACGACATCCGGAGTATCCTGAAAAGACGGATGACGGGTACATCCGAGCGCTACTCGCAGTTCTCCGCACACGCCACCCTGAAGGAAATGCAGGCGGTGTGGTTCCACACGCCAGAGTGTCACCACGATCTACATCTACCCATCGTTGACTGGATGCGTCACTCCGTCTTTTGCCTCCAGCCTCCCGGATACTCCAACATCCGGAAGTCGTTCTTCGACTCCGTCATGAGCGGCTGCATTCCCGTCACGTTCAGATCCAAGAGAAGTCACGTGATTTACCCCTTTGAAAGGACTCTGGACTACCGGCGATTTTCGATCAACATCCCAGTGGACGAAGTGCTCTCGGGTAGGACAAACGTGACCAAGGTTTTGAAGGGCGTGTCGAAGTGGAAGATCTCTGAACTACAGTCGAACTTGGCAGAGGTTGCGCCCAAACTGCAGTATTCATACCCGCCCCTCCGCGGTGCTGATCACGATGCGTTTGCAATGATTATTGAAGAAATGAACAGAATTTCTGAATAG